TGCCGAACAGAGGTCGAAGTTGGAGGCGCTCGGCGGCGCGGAAAAGGTGCTCGCCATGCCGAGCTTCAACCACACGCCGCTTGGATAGAGAACGCTACTCGGCGGGCTCCAGCTCGGCCAGCTCCTGCCAGCGGTGGCAGGCGACGTCGTGCTCGAGGCCGAAGTGGTCGAGCTTGGGCTCCGCCGTGCGGCAGATGTCGATCGCATGCGGGCAGCGGGTCTGGAACTTGCAGCCGGGCGGCGGGTTGGCCGGGCTCGGAATCTCGCCCTCGAGCTTCTGGGCCTGGGCCCCGTGGTCCGGGTCGAGCGAGGGGATCGCCGAGAGCAGCGCCTTGGTGTAGGGGTGACGCGGCGCCGCGAAGAGCTCGCGGGTCGGCGCGGTCTCGACCAGGCGCCCCAGATACATGACCGCCACATGGTCGCAGGTGTGGGCGACCACGCTGAGGTCGTGGCTGATGAAGAGGAAGGTGATGTCCATCTCCTGCTGTAGGGACTTCAGCAGGTTGAGGATGTCGGCCTGGATCGAGACGTCGAGCGCGGCGACGCTCTCGTCGGCGACCAGGAACTTCGGCTGGCAGACCAGGGCGCGGGCGATCGAGATGCGCTGGCGCTGGCCGCCGGAAAAGGCGTGGGGGAAGCGCCTGAGGTGCTCAAGGTTGAGCCGGCACTTGGCCGCGATCTCGCGCACCCTCTGGTCGGTCTCCTCGCGCGACGAGGTCAGCTTCATGACCTCGAGCGGCTCGGCAATGATGTCGCGCACCGTCATGCGCGGGCTGAGCGCGGCGTAGGGATCCTGGAAGATCAGCTGGGCCCGGCGGCGGTAGTCTTTCAGCTGCCGCTTGTCGATCGCCGCGATGTCGTAGTCGACCTCGCCGTCGTTGTAGTTCACGTGCCCGCCGCTGATCGGAGCCGCCTTGAGGATGGCGCGGCCGAGCGTGGTCTTGCCCGAGCCGCTTTCCCCGACCAGGCCGAAGAAGGAACCCTTCGGAATGTCGAGCGAAACGTTCTCGATCGCGCGAATCACCAGCTTCTCGCCGAACAGCTGACGGCCGAGCCCGTAGTGGACCGAGAGCCCCTTTGCGGAGATATGGGGGGTGGCGAGAGGGTGGCTATCGCTCATGCCGGGACCTCTTCGGCGGCCTTCGCGCTGTCACGTTCCTGCACCAGCAGGCAGGCGGCCTCGTGCCCCTCGCCCAATGTGGTGACGCTGGGATCGATGGTGTTGCACTTGCCGGCGATCGCCTGGGGGCAGCGGGTGTGGAAGACGCAGCCGGCCGGACGTTCGAGCAGGCTGGGGATGTCGCCGGGCACCGGCGTGAGCGGCTCGTCGAGCTCTTCCAGCTTGGGGATCGCATGCAGCAGGCCCTGGGTGTAGGGATGGGCCGGTTGCTTGATGACCTGGCGGACCGTGCCGCTCTCGACGATGTTGCCCAGGTACATGACGGCGACCCGGTCGGCGGTCTGCGCGATCACGCCGAGATCGTGAGTGATGAACAGGATCCCCATGCCGAACTCGGCGACCAGCTCCTTCATCAGGTCGATCACCTGGGCCTGGATCGTCACGTCGAGCGCGGTCGTCGGCTCGTCGGCGATCAGCAGCTTCGGCTTGGTCGAGAGCGCCATGGCGATCATCGCCCGCTGGCGCATGCCGCCGGAGAATTCGAAGGCGTACTGGTCGAAGCGCCGGGCCGGCTCGGGGATGCCGACCCGGGCCAGCATCTCGATCGACAGCTCCTTGGCGCCCTGCTTGTTCAGCGAGGTGTGGATCAGGAGCTGCTCGACCATCTGGTCGCCGATGGTGATCGCCGGGGCGAAGCTCGCCATGGGCTCCTGGAAGATCATCGAGATGGTGCCGCCCCGGATCACCATGAGCTCGCGTGGTTTCTTGAGCGCCAGGACGTCGACGGGGCCTTCGTCCAGGTTCAGGGTGATCCTGCTCTCCGGACTATAGACCGCGTTCTTGGCGTTGAGCTGCATCAGGGCCTTGGCCGAGACCGACTTGCCCGAGCCGCTCTCGCCGACCAGGCCCAGGACTTCGCCCGGCGCGATGTCGAAGGAGATGCCGTCGACGGCGGTGATCAGGCCCTCGTCCGTGCGGAACTGGACGGTC
This genomic interval from Kiloniellales bacterium contains the following:
- a CDS encoding ATP-binding cassette domain-containing protein translates to MSDSHPLATPHISAKGLSVHYGLGRQLFGEKLVIRAIENVSLDIPKGSFFGLVGESGSGKTTLGRAILKAAPISGGHVNYNDGEVDYDIAAIDKRQLKDYRRRAQLIFQDPYAALSPRMTVRDIIAEPLEVMKLTSSREETDQRVREIAAKCRLNLEHLRRFPHAFSGGQRQRISIARALVCQPKFLVADESVAALDVSIQADILNLLKSLQQEMDITFLFISHDLSVVAHTCDHVAVMYLGRLVETAPTRELFAAPRHPYTKALLSAIPSLDPDHGAQAQKLEGEIPSPANPPPGCKFQTRCPHAIDICRTAEPKLDHFGLEHDVACHRWQELAELEPAE
- a CDS encoding ABC transporter ATP-binding protein, whose protein sequence is MSKPLISVDNLTVQFRTDEGLITAVDGISFDIAPGEVLGLVGESGSGKSVSAKALMQLNAKNAVYSPESRITLNLDEGPVDVLALKKPRELMVIRGGTISMIFQEPMASFAPAITIGDQMVEQLLIHTSLNKQGAKELSIEMLARVGIPEPARRFDQYAFEFSGGMRQRAMIAMALSTKPKLLIADEPTTALDVTIQAQVIDLMKELVAEFGMGILFITHDLGVIAQTADRVAVMYLGNIVESGTVRQVIKQPAHPYTQGLLHAIPKLEELDEPLTPVPGDIPSLLERPAGCVFHTRCPQAIAGKCNTIDPSVTTLGEGHEAACLLVQERDSAKAAEEVPA